One window of Erwinia aphidicola genomic DNA carries:
- the glnK gene encoding P-II family nitrogen regulator: MKLVTVVIKPFKLEDVREALSSIGIQGLTVTEVKGFGRQKGHAELYRGAEYSVNFLPKVKIDIAIADDQLDEVVDVISKAAYTGKIGDGKIFVAELQRVIRIRTGETDEAAL, translated from the coding sequence ATGAAGCTGGTTACCGTGGTAATCAAACCGTTCAAACTGGAAGACGTGCGTGAAGCGCTGTCGTCTATCGGCATTCAGGGCCTGACTGTGACTGAAGTCAAAGGCTTTGGCCGCCAGAAAGGGCATGCAGAATTGTATCGCGGTGCTGAATACAGCGTGAACTTCCTGCCAAAAGTAAAAATCGATATTGCGATTGCAGATGACCAGCTGGATGAAGTGGTTGATGTGATTAGCAAAGCCGCTTATACCGGCAAAATTGGTGACGGGAAGATCTTCGTTGCAGAATTGCAGCGTGTCATCCGTATTCGCACCGGTGAAACTGACGAAGCAGCACTGTAA
- a CDS encoding HHA domain-containing protein: MTDKLLTKTDYLMRLRRCRSIDTLERVIEKNKYELSDDELAVFYSAADHRLAELTMNKLYDKVPVAVWKFVR; this comes from the coding sequence ATGACAGACAAACTTTTAACAAAAACTGATTATCTGATGCGCCTCAGACGCTGTCGTTCCATCGACACGCTTGAGCGCGTCATCGAAAAGAACAAGTACGAATTATCTGATGATGAACTGGCTGTATTCTATTCCGCTGCCGATCATCGTCTGGCCGAACTGACAATGAATAAGCTTTATGACAAAGTGCCCGTTGCAGTATGGAAGTTTGTTCGCTAA
- a CDS encoding YbaY family lipoprotein, with translation MKIWHVLSGAALAVVITGCADKSKDVPTPTLGSQVEGQQGVIRQPNVSGTVWIRQKVALPPDAVLTVTLSDASLADAPSKVLAQRVVRTEGKQAPFQFTLPFNPADIQPKARILLSAAVSVDGKLMFITDTVKQVVTTGGTRQDLTLVPVPEMAMPTTSGAPATVPSTSPTLVTPSGAVPAPTSM, from the coding sequence ATGAAAATCTGGCATGTATTAAGTGGCGCGGCTCTGGCTGTGGTAATTACAGGGTGTGCTGACAAAAGCAAAGATGTGCCGACCCCAACGCTGGGATCGCAGGTAGAAGGTCAGCAGGGGGTGATTAGGCAACCGAACGTGAGCGGGACCGTGTGGATCCGTCAGAAAGTGGCGCTGCCACCGGATGCGGTGCTGACCGTGACGCTGTCCGATGCTTCGCTGGCTGATGCACCGTCTAAAGTGCTGGCGCAGCGCGTGGTGCGCACGGAAGGTAAGCAGGCGCCGTTCCAGTTTACCCTGCCGTTTAACCCGGCGGATATCCAGCCAAAAGCACGCATTCTGCTGAGTGCGGCGGTCAGCGTGGATGGCAAACTGATGTTTATCACCGATACGGTGAAACAGGTGGTCACCACGGGCGGAACGCGTCAGGACCTGACGCTGGTGCCTGTCCCTGAAATGGCGATGCCAACCACCAGTGGGGCACCAGCAACCGTGCCTTCCACTTCGCCTACCCTGGTTACGCCATCAGGCGCCGTTCCTGCGCCAACGTCGATGTAA
- the amtB gene encoding ammonium transporter AmtB produces MGWDKMKKLAKFGLAGVTLLPSLAMAAAPAVADKADNAFMMICTALVLFMTIPGIALFYGGLIRAKNVLSMLTQVAMTFAMVCVLWMVYGYSLAFSEGNAFFGSFNWAMLKNIAPTALMGSFYQYIHVAFQASFACITVGLIVGAIAERIRFSAVLIFVVIWLTFAYLPIAHMVWAGGFLAQDGALDFAGGTVVHINAAVAGLVGAYLVGKRAGFGKESFKPHNLPMVFTGTAILYFGWFGFNAGSASAANEIAGLAFLNTVIATAGAMLTWTFGEWALRGKPSLLGVSSGVIAGLVAITPACGYVGVGGALIIGLVGGLAGLWGVTSLKKWLRVDDPCDVFGVHGVCGIVGCIMTGIFASSSLGGVGYAEGVTMGHQVWVQLFSVGLTIVWTAVVAFIGFKVADMIVGLRVPEDQEREGLDVNSHGENAYNN; encoded by the coding sequence ATGGGATGGGATAAAATGAAAAAACTCGCTAAGTTTGGCCTCGCCGGCGTGACTCTTTTACCGTCGCTGGCCATGGCAGCCGCGCCTGCGGTAGCTGATAAAGCCGATAACGCTTTTATGATGATCTGCACCGCGCTGGTGCTGTTTATGACGATCCCGGGTATTGCGCTGTTCTACGGCGGCCTGATCCGCGCCAAGAACGTGCTGTCGATGCTGACCCAGGTCGCGATGACCTTCGCGATGGTATGCGTACTGTGGATGGTTTACGGTTACTCGCTGGCCTTCAGCGAAGGTAACGCCTTCTTTGGTAGCTTTAACTGGGCGATGCTGAAAAATATCGCACCGACCGCGCTGATGGGCTCTTTCTATCAGTATATCCACGTCGCGTTCCAGGCCTCCTTCGCCTGTATCACCGTGGGTCTGATCGTCGGCGCTATTGCTGAACGTATCCGCTTCTCTGCGGTGCTGATCTTCGTGGTTATCTGGCTGACCTTTGCCTACCTGCCTATCGCACATATGGTATGGGCGGGCGGTTTCCTGGCTCAGGATGGCGCGCTGGACTTCGCGGGCGGTACCGTTGTCCACATCAACGCCGCCGTTGCTGGCCTGGTGGGGGCTTACCTGGTGGGTAAACGTGCCGGTTTCGGTAAAGAATCGTTCAAACCGCACAACCTGCCGATGGTGTTTACCGGTACTGCGATTCTGTACTTCGGCTGGTTCGGCTTCAACGCCGGCTCTGCCAGTGCGGCTAACGAAATCGCCGGTCTGGCCTTCCTCAACACCGTGATCGCCACGGCGGGGGCAATGCTGACCTGGACCTTCGGTGAGTGGGCGCTGCGCGGCAAACCTTCTCTGCTGGGCGTGAGCTCAGGTGTGATTGCCGGTCTGGTCGCTATTACCCCAGCCTGCGGTTACGTGGGGGTGGGTGGTGCGCTGATCATCGGCCTTGTCGGTGGGCTTGCAGGCCTGTGGGGCGTGACGTCACTGAAAAAATGGCTGCGCGTTGATGACCCTTGTGACGTATTCGGCGTGCACGGCGTGTGCGGCATCGTTGGCTGCATTATGACCGGCATCTTTGCCTCCTCTTCACTGGGTGGCGTGGGTTATGCAGAGGGCGTAACCATGGGCCATCAGGTCTGGGTACAGCTGTTCAGCGTCGGCCTGACCATTGTCTGGACTGCTGTTGTTGCCTTCATCGGATTTAAAGTGGCGGATATGATTGTTGGCCTGCGTGTACCGGAAGATCAGGAGCGTGAAGGTCTGGACGTCAACAGCCACGGCGAGAATGCTTACAACAACTAA
- the tesB gene encoding acyl-CoA thioesterase II, whose product MSQALQNLLNLLDLETLEEGLFRGQSEDLGLRQVFGGQVVGQALYAAKQTVPQERIIHSFHSYFLRPGDSQKAIIYDVENLRDGQSFSARRVKAVQNGKPIFYMTASFQGPETGFEHQKTMPQVVGPDSLPSERQIAQQLAQYIPEKARDKFLAEKPFEIRPVEFHNPLKGHTSNPVRYTWLRANGIMPADKRIHQYLLGYASDFNFLPVSLQPHGKGFLEPGMQVATIDHSMWFHRPFDLNDWLLYSVESTSASSARGFVRGEFWNQQGVLVASTVQEGVIRQRS is encoded by the coding sequence ATGAGCCAGGCGCTGCAAAATTTACTGAATCTGCTGGATCTGGAAACCCTGGAAGAGGGGCTGTTTCGCGGGCAGAGTGAAGATCTGGGGCTACGCCAGGTATTTGGTGGCCAGGTGGTGGGCCAGGCGCTGTATGCCGCAAAACAGACGGTGCCACAGGAACGCATTATCCATTCGTTTCACAGCTACTTTCTGCGCCCGGGCGACAGCCAGAAAGCGATTATCTACGACGTGGAGAACCTGCGCGACGGCCAGAGCTTTAGCGCCCGCCGGGTAAAAGCCGTACAGAACGGTAAACCGATCTTTTACATGACCGCCTCTTTCCAGGGCCCGGAAACCGGTTTCGAGCATCAGAAAACCATGCCGCAGGTTGTCGGCCCGGATTCTCTGCCGTCCGAGCGGCAGATTGCCCAGCAGCTGGCGCAGTATATTCCAGAAAAGGCGCGCGATAAGTTCCTCGCGGAGAAGCCTTTTGAAATCCGTCCGGTGGAGTTTCATAACCCGTTAAAGGGCCATACCAGCAACCCGGTGCGCTATACCTGGCTGCGCGCGAACGGCATCATGCCGGCTGACAAGCGTATTCATCAGTATCTGCTCGGCTATGCTTCCGATTTCAACTTCCTGCCGGTTTCGCTACAGCCGCACGGTAAAGGCTTCCTGGAGCCGGGCATGCAGGTGGCGACGATTGACCACTCCATGTGGTTCCACCGCCCTTTCGATCTCAATGACTGGTTACTTTACAGCGTGGAGAGTACCTCAGCCTCCAGCGCGCGTGGATTTGTGCGCGGTGAATTCTGGAACCAGCAGGGCGTCCTGGTTGCCTCAACGGTGCAGGAAGGGGTGATCCGTCAGCGTTCTTAA
- a CDS encoding MGMT family protein: MTIEQDSFQQRIYQIVAAIPYGSVTTYGEVARLAGSSRAARQVGGVLKRLPEGSKLPWHRVINRKGEISLTGDDLSRQRKALQAEGIEVSREGKIDLVKYRWHW, translated from the coding sequence ATGACCATCGAACAGGACAGTTTTCAACAGCGTATTTATCAAATCGTTGCCGCGATCCCTTATGGCAGCGTCACCACCTATGGCGAAGTGGCCCGGCTGGCCGGTTCATCGCGCGCGGCGCGTCAGGTTGGCGGCGTACTGAAGCGCCTGCCTGAAGGCAGCAAACTGCCGTGGCACCGGGTGATTAATCGTAAAGGTGAAATTTCGCTGACGGGTGACGATCTCAGCAGACAGCGTAAAGCACTGCAGGCGGAAGGGATTGAGGTATCGCGCGAGGGGAAAATCGACCTGGTGAAGTATCGCTGGCACTGGTAA
- a CDS encoding SmdB family multidrug efflux ABC transporter permease/ATP-binding protein, with product MARVTHQWPTIKRLLSYGSPWRKSLGMAVVMLWIAAAAEVLGPVLVSYFIDNMVAKHHMPVGIAVGLVVSFLLLQLLAAGLHYWQALLFNQAAVGVVQRLRTDVMDAALRQPLSAFDTQPVGQIISRVTNDTEVVRDLYVTVVATVLRSAALVGAMLVAMFSLDWRMALIAIAIFPAVIVVMLIYQRYSTPIVRRVRSYLAEINNGFNEVINGMSVIQQFRQQARFGERMRDSSHSHYLARMQTLRLDGFLLRPLLSLFSALILCGLMLLFGFSSVGSIEVGVLYAFINYLGRLNEPLIELTTQQSMLQQAVVAGERIFELMDAPRQPYGEDVQPLQSGSIEIRDLTFAYREGRPVLSDINLSVPSRNFVALVGHTGSGKSTLANLLMGYYPLSKGEILLDGRSLPTLSHAALRDSVAMVQQDPVVLADTFFANVTLGRDVSEDAVWQALETVQLAGLAREMSDGIYTRLGEQGNNLSVGQKQLLAMARVLVATPQILILDEATANIDSGTEQAIQKALRAVRERTTLVVIAHRLSTITEADTIMVLHRGQAVERGSHQQLLAARGRYWQMYQLQLAGEELAAAENQ from the coding sequence ATGGCTAGAGTAACCCATCAGTGGCCGACAATTAAACGGCTGCTCTCCTACGGCAGCCCGTGGCGCAAATCCCTCGGCATGGCCGTAGTGATGCTGTGGATTGCGGCGGCGGCAGAAGTGCTCGGACCGGTGCTGGTCAGCTATTTCATCGACAATATGGTGGCAAAACATCATATGCCGGTCGGGATCGCTGTCGGGCTGGTGGTCAGTTTTCTGCTGCTGCAACTGCTGGCCGCCGGACTGCACTATTGGCAGGCGCTGCTGTTCAACCAGGCCGCCGTTGGCGTTGTCCAGCGCCTGCGCACCGACGTGATGGATGCGGCGCTGCGTCAGCCGCTGAGCGCCTTCGATACCCAGCCGGTAGGCCAGATTATTTCACGCGTCACCAATGACACCGAAGTGGTGCGTGACCTCTACGTCACCGTGGTGGCGACCGTGCTGCGCAGTGCGGCGCTGGTGGGTGCCATGCTGGTGGCGATGTTTAGCCTCGACTGGCGCATGGCGCTGATTGCGATTGCCATCTTCCCGGCGGTGATTGTTGTCATGCTGATCTACCAGCGTTACAGCACGCCGATTGTACGCCGGGTGCGCAGTTATCTGGCGGAGATTAATAACGGCTTCAACGAAGTGATCAACGGCATGAGCGTGATCCAGCAGTTCCGTCAGCAGGCACGCTTTGGCGAACGCATGCGGGATTCCAGCCATTCGCACTATCTGGCGCGCATGCAGACCCTGCGGCTCGACGGCTTCCTGCTGCGGCCGCTGCTCAGCCTGTTTTCCGCGCTGATCCTCTGTGGGCTGATGCTGCTGTTTGGCTTTTCCTCGGTCGGTTCTATCGAGGTCGGCGTGCTCTACGCCTTTATCAACTACCTCGGGCGCTTAAATGAACCGCTGATCGAACTCACCACTCAGCAGTCGATGCTGCAGCAGGCGGTGGTGGCCGGCGAGCGGATTTTCGAACTGATGGATGCACCGCGCCAGCCCTATGGTGAGGATGTTCAGCCGCTGCAAAGCGGCAGTATTGAGATCCGTGACCTGACCTTTGCCTATCGTGAAGGGCGCCCGGTGCTGAGCGATATCAATCTCTCGGTGCCATCGCGTAATTTTGTTGCCCTGGTCGGGCACACCGGCAGCGGCAAAAGCACGCTGGCGAACCTGCTGATGGGCTACTACCCGCTGAGCAAGGGGGAGATCCTGCTGGACGGACGCTCGCTACCGACGCTCAGCCATGCCGCCCTGCGCGACAGCGTGGCGATGGTACAGCAGGATCCGGTGGTGCTGGCCGATACCTTCTTTGCCAACGTCACCTTAGGAAGGGATGTCAGTGAGGATGCGGTATGGCAGGCGCTGGAAACGGTGCAGCTGGCCGGGCTGGCGCGTGAAATGAGCGATGGCATTTATACCCGGCTGGGGGAGCAGGGTAATAACCTCTCCGTCGGTCAGAAGCAGCTGCTGGCGATGGCGCGCGTGCTGGTTGCCACGCCGCAGATCCTGATTCTGGATGAGGCCACTGCGAACATCGACTCCGGTACCGAGCAGGCGATTCAGAAGGCGCTGCGCGCCGTGCGCGAACGTACCACGCTGGTGGTGATTGCGCACCGCCTCTCAACCATCACCGAAGCCGATACCATTATGGTGTTGCACCGTGGGCAGGCAGTCGAGCGCGGCAGCCATCAGCAACTGCTGGCCGCACGCGGGCGCTACTGGCAAATGTACCAGCTACAGCTGGCAGGTGAAGAGCTGGCTGCGGCGGAAAATCAGTAA